One Sodalinema gerasimenkoae IPPAS B-353 DNA segment encodes these proteins:
- a CDS encoding ATP-dependent 6-phosphofructokinase produces the protein MQIPKRLGILTSGGDCPGLNAAIRAVVSHATLSYGWEVLGIPYATEGLLERKAVALNVHGLDMRGIDPMLSTGGTILGSINRGPTEAHAADIIAGYHALELDALISIGGDGSLAILSQLARQGNWNLVGIPKTIDNDVALTESSIGFDTAVNTLVDALHKLSYTAASHDRVMVLETMGRTAGHLALQGGIAGGADVILMPEIPYSIEGVCRQISELRDRWGHKFAIVLVAEGAKTLSGESREYRDAQGEVRLRGIGEYVTDEICRQTNNGIEARVSVLGHVQRGGIPSAFDRVLASVLGKGAVDLVAQEQFGRMVVWQNGSVRSVSLDEVCARSPRLVSPEGDLVQTAQALGIYVGELDVPAQVSTQDLLAH, from the coding sequence ATGCCACTCTCAGCTACGGCTGGGAAGTGTTGGGGATTCCCTATGCCACCGAAGGACTCCTAGAACGTAAAGCCGTTGCCCTGAATGTCCACGGGCTAGATATGCGCGGAATTGACCCAATGTTAAGTACAGGCGGAACCATTCTCGGGTCAATCAATCGGGGGCCAACAGAAGCTCATGCGGCGGACATTATTGCTGGTTATCATGCCCTGGAACTAGATGCTTTAATTAGTATTGGGGGCGATGGAAGTTTGGCGATTTTGTCCCAGCTCGCTCGTCAGGGAAATTGGAACCTAGTTGGCATTCCCAAAACGATTGACAATGATGTGGCCTTAACAGAATCGTCTATTGGCTTTGATACGGCAGTGAATACCTTGGTGGATGCCCTTCATAAACTCAGTTATACCGCCGCCAGTCACGATCGCGTGATGGTTCTCGAAACCATGGGCCGTACAGCGGGACATCTCGCCTTACAGGGTGGCATTGCTGGGGGGGCAGATGTGATTCTGATGCCGGAAATTCCCTACAGTATTGAGGGGGTTTGTCGGCAAATTAGTGAGTTGCGCGATCGCTGGGGTCATAAGTTTGCCATTGTCTTAGTGGCAGAGGGCGCGAAAACTTTGTCTGGGGAGTCTCGGGAATATCGAGATGCTCAAGGGGAAGTGCGCCTCCGGGGAATTGGTGAATATGTCACCGATGAGATTTGTCGCCAGACCAATAATGGTATTGAGGCTCGCGTTAGTGTTCTTGGTCATGTGCAGCGGGGTGGGATTCCTTCCGCCTTTGACCGGGTTCTGGCCTCGGTATTGGGGAAAGGGGCTGTGGATTTGGTGGCTCAGGAACAGTTTGGTCGCATGGTGGTTTGGCAAAATGGCAGCGTGCGATCAGTGTCCCTCGATGAAGTTTGCGCGCGTAGTCCCCGTTTAGTGAGTCCGGAGGGGGATTTGGTGCAAACGGCCCAGGCCCTGGGAATTTATGTGGGTGAGTTGGATGTACCGGCCCAGGTGAGCACACAAGACCTATTGGCACATTAG